Proteins encoded within one genomic window of Rhinolophus sinicus isolate RSC01 linkage group LG05, ASM3656204v1, whole genome shotgun sequence:
- the CALHM6 gene encoding calcium homeostasis modulator protein 6 gives MGEAEASAAPWGRRPMEKFQAVLDLHLKHRNALGYGLVTLLTASGERIFSTAVFQCPCSATWNLSYGLVFLLVPAMGLFLLGYALNARTWRLLTGCCAPGTRSSCGSCRRGVLVCAQLSGMAAVAPLTWLAVALLGGNFYECAASGSDILVRCLCPGGDSACAAQLPLVPCKGSAPEGPDLRKELRAQSQVLGWVLIAAVIIFLLIFTSVARCLSPVSFLQLKFWKIYLEQEQQIFKREATEHANKLAKENVKCFFESSNPKESKTPSMKEWQQISSVYTFNPKEPYYSMLHKYVNRKDKNDSIRSASGDTVIPALDFVDASGMTSDVPL, from the exons ATGGGCGAGGCAGAAGCGTCCGCAGCGCCTTGGGGAAGGAGGCCCATGGAGAAGTTTCAAGCGGTGCTGGACCTGCACCTCAAGCATCGCAACGCTCTGGGCTATGGCCTGGTGACCTTGCTGACCGCGAGCGGGGAGCGCATCTTCTCCACCGCAGTGTTCCAGTGTCCCTGCAGCGCCACCTGGAACCTGTCCTATGGCCTGGTATTCCTGCTGGTACCCGCGATGGGACTCTTTCTCCTGGGCTACGCGCTAAACGCCCGCACGTGGCGACTGCTGACCGGCTGCTGCGCCCCAGGCACCCGCTCGAGCTGCGGCTCCTGCCGGCGCGGAGTCCTGGTGTGTGCACAGCTCAGCGGGATGGCCGCGGTCGCGCCCCTCACCTGGCTGGCCGTGGCGCTACTCGGGGGCAACTTCTATGAGTGCGCTGCTAGTGGAAGCGACATCCTGGTGCGGTGTTTGTGCCCCGGGGGTGACTCCGCCTGTGCCGCCCAGCTGCCCCTGGTGCCATGCAAGGGCAGCGCTCCCGAAGGGCCGGACCTCCGGAAGGAGCTCAGGGCCCAGTCGCAG GTACTGGGCTGGGTCCTGATAGCAGCTGTTATCATCTTCCTTCTGATTTTTACATCTGTCGCCCGATGCCTGTCTCCAGTTAGTTTTCTGCAGctgaaattttggaaaatctATTTGGAACAGGAGCAACAGATCTTCAAAAGAGAAGCCACAGAGCATGCAAACAAATTGGCAAAAGAGAATGTTAAATGTTTCTTTGAGTCCTCGAatccaaaggaatccaaaacCCCAAGCATGAAAGAGTGGCAGCAGATTTCCTCAGTATATACTTTCAATCCGAAGGAACCGTACTACAGCATGTTGCACAAATATGTTAACAGAAAAGATAAGAATGATAGTATCAGATCTGCTTCAGGAGATACAGTGATTCCTGCTCTTGACTTTGTAGATGCATCTGGTATGACTAGTGACGTGCCCTtatga